The following is a genomic window from Candidatus Binataceae bacterium.
CACGCCCTCGTCCCTGTGATGATGGGTGCGATGATCGCCGACCACGAACGGGCTAGCGGCCCCTGGCAGAGCGAGCCGCTAGCACTGCCGCAATGCTTTGTCTTGACCGCTGGCGCGCTTGCTCAAGCGCGTCAGGTCGCGGAGGGGCTGACCGTCGATGAGGCCCGGATGCGGCGCAATCTGGAGCTGGACGGCGGCCTGATCATGGCCGAAGCGGCCTCATCTGCGCTGACTCGCGCGATGGGGCGCGCGGCCGCCCATCATGCAGTCGAGCAAGCCTGCGCCAGGGCGCTGGGCGAGCAGCGCTCGCTGCGCGAGATCCTGAGCGAAGATCCCAACGTGCGGGCCCATCTATCGGAAGAAGAAATCGGCCGGATGGTCGATCCTGCTTCCTACCTGGGATCGACGACTGAATTCATCGATCGTACCCTCCAATCCCTCGAGCGCTGTTCTGAGTCTTAAGCCCTGGTGGCCCCGATTGCGCAGCTTTGTGCGCTGGGTGCGTTCCAATGATGCTAAAGTTGGAAGCGACGTGCGATCCGCGCGTGATTCGTGACGCAATCGCCGCAACCCAACAGCTCCCCTAAGGGCTCGAAGTATGACTTGGATCCGCGCTTTTGGACCCTCCTGATCTTGACCGGTGTCGGAGCCGGGTTGGGTGGTGCAGCTCTCATGGCGCTCTTGCGCCTGGTAGTGCATGGGTCCTGGGATTACAGCGCCGGAAGGCGGTGGAGCGGGCCAGCCGTCAGCGGCGAGTGATTGTACTGGTACTGGCCGAAATTATCGCTGGGATGGGGCGCTGGCTGCTGCGCCTGGCGACCGGCGGCCATGGGAGCGAGCTGTCCGAGGCGATCAAGCTTGGTCTCGACCAACGGTTGGTGGGATTACTGCGTCATCGGAGTTCTGGTGCTGGAACCAGAACGTCCTTGACCGCCTCGCCTGCCGGGAGTCGCGTTGCCGACACCCACCGCGCGTGATATTCGAAAGGCACCTGTGGTGCGCGATATTCGATCGGTGGGCTTGGTCATCAAGCGCGACAGCCAGGCTGCCCGCTTATTGGCCCTGGAGTTGGCCGCGTTTTTGCGCGGCCGGCGGCTTACGGTGTTGGCAGAACCGCCCGAGGCAGCGGCGCTGGACGCGCAGCCCTGCGAGAAGGCAGAATTGGCAGCGCGCGCCGATCTGATCATCTCGCTGGGCGGAGATGGTACCCTGCTAAGCATCGCTCGCTTCACCGACGCGCGCGAAACGCCGATCCTGGGCATAAATATGGGCGGCTTGGGGTTCCTTACCCAGGCCACTAGCGGCCGGGCGCGCGCCACCGTGGAACAAGTGCTGGGCGGCGAGTTCGCGATCGATCGGCGTATCGCGTTGTGCGCTACGCTGGGTGCGGACGGCGGCCCGGCGCCCTCGCCCGCAATTACTCCGCTGCGTGCGCTCAACGATATCGTGATCAGCAAACGCCAACCGGGCCGAATGCTGGAGATGGAGGTGCTGGCCGACGGGCAGCGCTTTTGCACCTATCGCGCCGACGGCCTGATCATAGCCACGCCCACCGGCTCAACCGCCTATGCTTTGAGCGCAGGCGGGCCTATCATCTTTCCCACCCTGGGCGTGGTTATTCTGGCCCCGATTTGCCCCCACACGCTGACCAACCGTCCCGTGGTACTGCCCGATACCTGCACGCTGGCGATAAGCGCTCGCAGCGATGAGTATGACGCAATTATTTCGATCGATGGGCAGGAAGGAATGGCGTTGGAGCCGGGGGACCAGGTTGTGATCCGAAAGGATGCCCATGCCATTGCGCTGGTTAAATCCAGCTACTCCTATTTTGAAATTTGGCGCGACAAGCTCAAGTGGGGATGAAGGCGGGATGAGCCGGGGCGGCAGGCGATGCTGCTTGAACTGAGGATCCGCAATTTTGCCCTGATCGAACAGGCGGCGCTAGAGTTCGCCCCCGGACTCAACGTGCTGTCGGGCGAGACCGGCGCCGGCAAGACCATCATCATGACCGCGCTGGGCCTGCTGCTGGGGATGCGCGCCTCGCCTGATTTGATTAGGGCTGAGCAGAAGGAGGCGGCGGTCGAGGGGCGCTTCGAGCTGGCGGGCGAGCATCTGTCCGAGGAGGTGCGTGCCGCGATCGGCGAGCATGACGAATTGCTGGTACGCCGTACGATCGCCGAAGGTGGCCGCTCGCGGGTGCTGATTAACGACTCCCTGGCCACTGTACAGAGCCTGAGCAAAATCGGCGGCGCGCTGGTCCAGATCTACGGCCAGCATGAACAGCAATCGCTGCTGCGTACCGAAACTCACCTGGCGATTCTCGACCGCTACGGCGCCTTGGAAGAGCAGGCCGAGCGCTATCGCGCGGCGTATACCCAGGCACGCGCGGCCCTGGCGCGACTGGCGGAACTTCGCGCGCGCGTTCACGAGCGCCAGCGACGGCTGGAGTTGGCGCGCTTCGAGCTTGCGGAATTGGAACAGGCTCAGCTCGATCTGCAGGAAGCGAGCACGCTTGCCGAGCGGCGGGCGATTTTGGCCAACGCCAGCCGCCTGGGTGCCGCCGCCGCCGCCGCCGAGGAGCTGATCGCAAGTCAGGACGGCGCCGCGATCGGGCTGGCGGGGCGCGCCCAAAACATGCTGTTGGAGGCCGTCGCGCTCGATCCAAGGCTGGGCGAGGCGGCGGAATTAATCGCAGGCGCGCGGCTGAACCTGGAGGAGGCCGCCCACCTGCTGCAGGACTATGCCGCTCGCATCGAGACCGATCCGGCGCGGTTGGAGCAAATTGACAATCGCATCCAGGAACTCAACCGCATCAAACGCAAGTACGGCGGTAGCCTGGAAGAAGCGATCGCCGCGCGCGAGCGGGCCCGCGCGGAGGTTGCCGAGCTGGAAAATTTCGCCGAGAGCCAGGCCGCCATGGAGAGCGCGGCGCGCGAGGCAAGCATGATGGCGCGGGCGGCTGCGGAGGCGCTGGGTCAGGGGCGCCGTCAGGCGGCCGCGCGACTGTGCGAGGAGATGACGGCGGAACTGCGGACGCTGGAGATGCGCAGCGCGCGCTTCGAGGTGCGCCTGGCCGGGCTTTCGCGGGGCGATCCCGAGCTTGAATGCGACGGTGTGCGACTCGGGCCCGACGGCGCCGAGGAGGGCGAGTTCTACCTGGCGCCCAACCTGGGCGCGCCGGCGATGGCGCTGGCGCGGATCGCCTCGGGCGGCGAGTTGTCGCGGGTAATGCTAGCGCTCAAGCGGCTGGAGGCGCGCCAGCGCGGCGTGGCAACCCTGATTTTCGACGAAGTTGACGCCGGAATCGGCGGCGCAGTGGCACAGGTGGTAGGGCGCAAGCTCAAGGAGTTGGCCCGCTATCACCAGGTCTTGTGCGTCACTCATCTGCCGCAGATCGCCTCCTTCGCCGACCGCCATTTCCTGGTCGAGAAGGAGGAGGTGAATACGATGACGGTCAGCCGGGTGAGCCAGCTCGATGGCGGGCGGCGGGTGGAGGAATTGGCCCGGATGCTAGGAGGTGAGGCGATAAGCGAGCGCTTTCGGCGCGCCGCCCGCGAGCTTTTGGCGCGCGCCCAGCAATAGCGGCGCCCTGCCTCGCGCCCGGTTTTCACTTGCGTCTTTTTCCGCCCGCCGGGCCGGCCTTCGCGCCTCGGCGCCTTGCGCGCCGCGCCGGCACGGTCGGCTCCCTTATCGATGCCTTGTGTCCGTCGCTCCGCTCATCTGAGCGGTAGGTTGACTCCGCCGGACCCTTTCGCTTAGTTGTAATCCTTCCCCACGCGGTGGGGCTGTAGCTCAGTTTGGGAGAGCGCCTGAATGGCATTCAGGAGGTCGGCGGTTCGATCCCGCTCAGCTCCACCAGTAAAATCAAGCGCTTTTTCGGTTTTGGACAGCATCGGACAGCGTGATTGTCCGAAAAGTTGTCCGAAGCGGCAATTCACGAGCGCGACGTATGCGCGGCGTTCGCGCAGCCCGTTTACCCGGGCTACGGATGGTCGCATTGGGTTGGTGCCTGCTCCTCAACGTATTCCCAGTGATATCTTGGGTAGCATTAGCCATCTAATTGGCGCTGGGCCTTGCCGGTCCACAAGGGCTTAGGTGTACTTCCACGCAACCCGACAAGAGGCTGGTCCTCAACTTGTCTTTAGGGTAGCGGAAGGGTAGCGGGAGAACCGGGAGACAAGGAGCAGGCAAGCGCTGTGCCAGCCAAGGTCGCCGCTCGGCCGCTGGGAGCCGCCCTTGTCACATCACTCCGTCACCAACGCGCCTGTAGGCCGGCAGCCCGGCTAACCTTACGTGTAGGTATCGCCTGCCTTTTGTGCTTGTCGAAATCGCAAAGCCGCAGCGTTTGATCTCCCCGGCGTTTTCCACGCGAACAAAGCCATGGGCGTCACAGATTGCGGCGGGATACTTCTCGGGTGCCTGCCACCAAAGGCCATCGTGGCTGAAGCGTGCCTCTTTAAACGGTGGGACATCTGGCGGAAGGCTTCGATTCAATGCCAGAAGGCGTCTTTGTGACTTCTGCGCCATGTTGGGGAACTATACGCTTGAGGCTGGTCGGTGCACAAATGCCCTGAGTTAGAGACTCGCAGAATACGTTTCGGCAAAAACGTCAGCGATTTGAACGATTATTTGTTCAGCGAACTTCGAACTCAGCCGGTTCGAGCCGGCGCTTTGCCTGTACAGGTAACCGGCTGAGCCGGGCGGCTCGCGCGGCTAAACCTTGTACTACGACACTTTTTGGCTTATAGCTCCATTCGGCAAAAAAGAAGTAGCTTTGGCACTCCGACGCCTAAAAGTCGCGATTGACGGAATCGTCTCTTTGTAATCCAAACAAGGAGGCCCAGGGTATGTCGGTTTTCTCGAAAGGGTGCCGTGCTGGCGTATGGCTGGGGCTGGTCATCTGGTTGGGCGCGATCTCGGGCTGCAATTCATCGGGTTCGGGGCCTTCGGCACCGCCGAGTCCGACGCCAGTTCCAACCGCGGTCCCGACCCGGACTTCCACAGCCACCGCGTCGCCGACCTCGGTCGTTACATCAACCGCTACTCCCACGCCAACCGCAACGCCGGCTGTGGTCTCACTTAACGGCGAGGTTCTTAGCAGCGCCGGCAGAAATCCCGTGAGCGGTTCGACCGTAACGCTGTACAGCATGGGTCCGGCAGCGACTACCTGCAGCGGCGTGTCATGCTACGGCGCACATGCGCTCCAGCTGGCGCAGGGAACATCAAACAGCTCCGGGGCGTTCAGTTTGAGCTTTAATCCCGCCAACTGTCCGACCGGGGCCGGTGCCGATCCAACATATGTGGTAGCCAGCGGTGGCAGCACTGGCGTTGGCAGCAACTCAGCTATAGGTTTGATTGCCCTGACGGGGCCGTGCAATGGCCTCACTGCTGCAAGTTTCGTTGTTGTCAACGAACTGACCACCGTTGCGGCCGAATGGGCGCTGGCCCGCTTTACCGATTCAACTGGCACGGTCGTGGGAACCTCGTCGACCAATGCAACTGGTATATCCAACGCAGTGACACTTGCGACCGAGGACCTGGTGGTTAGCTACATGTCATCAGGGGGCAATAGCGGCAATACCGGTATCCCGGCCGCGTTTTGGGCTAATACCGGAGCCACCGTTGCCAGTTGCAGCAGCGGTTCTCCGGCGGTCAACTGCGATGGACTGGAGAGGCTGGACACGCTTGCCAACATCCTGGCCTCCTGCATCAACACCAACGGTCCAAGTTCGCCGCAATGCAGCGCGTTATTGGGCGCCGCCGGCGCTACCACGACGACGCTGGCTGCGGCTCACGCGATCGCGAGCAGTCCAGCCCGAAACGTGGCAGCTATTTTCGCGATCACGCCACCCGCAGGAATGAGTCTCTTCCAACCCGCCCTAGCAGCTTCGCCCGCGGCCTTTACAATCGCGCTGAACTATCTTGGCGGCGGTCTAAACTACCCTGACGCGGTGGCGATCGACGCTGCGGGCGACGCCTGGGTCGTTAACGAGCACGGGGGCTCGGGTGGCAACACCCTGACCGAGTTGAATCCCTTAGGCACACCAATCTCCCCCTCGACTGGGTTTACAGGCGGGGGTTTGAACGGACCCCAGGCTATCGCGCTGGACATCGCTGGCAACGCATGGGTAAGCAACAACGGCGGCAACAGTGTCAGCGAATTCAACTCGGCTGGGACCCCGTTATCGCCTTCCGTGGGGTACACGGGTGGCGGTATTAACGCTCCGCTCGGCATCGCGATCGACGCCTCGGGCCATGTCTGGATCGCAAATAACGGGGTGAGCGGCAGCGTTAGCGAATTGATGGGCGGTAACACGCCGCCGGCCTCGTGCCCTTCTCCGCCAAGTACGGGTGATACCGGATGCCCGATCTCGCCGGCGACTGGTTTCACGGGAGGTGGGCTCAGCTCGTCGTTTGGCCTTACTATCGATGGTTCGCTCGCTCTCTGGATAAGCAACCAAATCAGCCCCGCTACGCTGAGCAAATTCACTTCTTCGGGCAGCCCGGTGTCGGGTTCCCCCTTCAGCGGCGGCGGCTTGAACGGTCCGCAATTTCTTGCCCTCGACGCTGCGAGCAACGTATGGGTCGCCAACGGTGGAAGCGTCAGTAGCCCCAGCACGACGGTCAGCGAGTTCAGCTCCTCGGGTGTGCCGATTTCTCCGGGCGGCGGTTATGACACCGGTCTGAATTCTCCCTACGCGGTCGCGATTGATTCGTCGGGCGAGGCCTGGTTAACGCACGGCGGGGTCAGTCTCATCGAGCTAGTAGGCGGCAACACGCCACCCGCTTCCTGTCCTTCCGCACCCGGCCCCACTGACACCGGCTGTTCGCTATCTCCGTCGGGCGGTTTCACTGGTCCGGGCATGGGCGCCACACTCGGCCTTGCAATTGACGCTTCCGGCGATGTTTGGGTAACCAACGAGGCCGGGGCAGCGGGTACGTTTGGCGGGGTGACGGAATTTATCGGAGTAGCGGGACCCGTGCTGACACCAAACGTGGCTTGTTTGCAGCAGGGGAGTACGGTCTGTCTGCCCTAAAAGTCAGGAAGGAATC
Proteins encoded in this region:
- a CDS encoding NAD(+)/NADH kinase, which translates into the protein MRDIRSVGLVIKRDSQAARLLALELAAFLRGRRLTVLAEPPEAAALDAQPCEKAELAARADLIISLGGDGTLLSIARFTDARETPILGINMGGLGFLTQATSGRARATVEQVLGGEFAIDRRIALCATLGADGGPAPSPAITPLRALNDIVISKRQPGRMLEMEVLADGQRFCTYRADGLIIATPTGSTAYALSAGGPIIFPTLGVVILAPICPHTLTNRPVVLPDTCTLAISARSDEYDAIISIDGQEGMALEPGDQVVIRKDAHAIALVKSSYSYFEIWRDKLKWG
- the recN gene encoding DNA repair protein RecN, producing the protein MLLELRIRNFALIEQAALEFAPGLNVLSGETGAGKTIIMTALGLLLGMRASPDLIRAEQKEAAVEGRFELAGEHLSEEVRAAIGEHDELLVRRTIAEGGRSRVLINDSLATVQSLSKIGGALVQIYGQHEQQSLLRTETHLAILDRYGALEEQAERYRAAYTQARAALARLAELRARVHERQRRLELARFELAELEQAQLDLQEASTLAERRAILANASRLGAAAAAAEELIASQDGAAIGLAGRAQNMLLEAVALDPRLGEAAELIAGARLNLEEAAHLLQDYAARIETDPARLEQIDNRIQELNRIKRKYGGSLEEAIAARERARAEVAELENFAESQAAMESAAREASMMARAAAEALGQGRRQAAARLCEEMTAELRTLEMRSARFEVRLAGLSRGDPELECDGVRLGPDGAEEGEFYLAPNLGAPAMALARIASGGELSRVMLALKRLEARQRGVATLIFDEVDAGIGGAVAQVVGRKLKELARYHQVLCVTHLPQIASFADRHFLVEKEEVNTMTVSRVSQLDGGRRVEELARMLGGEAISERFRRAARELLARAQQ